The following are from one region of the Natronosporangium hydrolyticum genome:
- a CDS encoding copper resistance CopC/CopD family protein, whose protein sequence is MARVTPTRIHRLASVLGGLVLGAFVAVGLLAAPASAHANLLGTDPANGSVVSQPPEQIVLTFSEPVRLIPDRITVVAPDGEPVPLGEPRVEGTDVVVPVERVTTMGTYLVSYRVISQDSHPVGGSITYSVGAPSEPPELPDQSEELTEPAVAAAMSINKFVGYAGLVLVVGPAVMLAVLWPRRLSRRGATRLVWAGLGLIGVSTVVAMWVQAPYSTGQGLFEASMADLREVFASTYGTALVVRLGVLVSAALLLRPLLAGHATRSDLLLLGGLGVAGMSTWSFTGHSIASPIPAVSVVVNTVHVAAAAFWIGGLVVLAGFLLRLASERELGVILPEWSRWAALSVSGLLLAGLIMAVVEIGPPEALWTTRYGLLLLGKIILVAVVIAVAGYSRKLVRQRLGASRPGAMRLAVIAEAVVLAGVLAVSAVLVQTTPGRTEAAAPPVSDRTDFVTSLESPLYQLEVTVDPASQGSNTVHLYAYDLDGEPQRVEEWTATATLPEGEIEAMEIPLLALTDNHALGDIVLPAEGDWEFRFTLRLSDIDQAAVVATVPID, encoded by the coding sequence ATGGCGCGCGTGACCCCCACCAGGATCCATCGACTCGCATCAGTGCTCGGCGGGCTGGTGCTCGGCGCCTTCGTGGCCGTCGGGTTACTGGCGGCGCCGGCCTCGGCCCACGCCAACCTGCTCGGCACCGACCCGGCGAACGGTTCGGTCGTGTCGCAGCCGCCCGAGCAGATCGTGCTCACCTTTTCCGAGCCGGTCCGGCTGATCCCGGACCGGATCACGGTGGTGGCCCCGGACGGCGAGCCGGTGCCGCTCGGCGAGCCCCGGGTCGAGGGCACCGACGTGGTCGTCCCGGTCGAGCGGGTCACCACCATGGGCACGTACCTGGTCAGCTATCGGGTGATCTCGCAGGACAGCCATCCGGTGGGCGGTTCGATCACCTACTCGGTCGGCGCCCCGTCGGAGCCGCCGGAGCTGCCCGACCAGAGCGAGGAGCTCACCGAGCCGGCGGTCGCCGCCGCCATGAGCATCAACAAGTTCGTGGGGTACGCCGGGCTGGTGCTGGTGGTGGGGCCGGCGGTGATGCTGGCGGTGCTGTGGCCCCGGCGGCTCAGCCGCCGCGGCGCCACCCGGCTGGTGTGGGCGGGCCTCGGGCTGATCGGCGTGAGCACGGTCGTGGCGATGTGGGTGCAGGCCCCCTACAGCACCGGGCAAGGGCTCTTCGAGGCCAGCATGGCCGACCTGCGGGAGGTCTTCGCCAGCACCTACGGCACCGCATTGGTGGTGCGGCTGGGCGTGCTGGTCTCGGCGGCGCTGCTGCTGCGACCGCTGCTGGCCGGCCACGCGACCCGGTCGGATCTGCTGCTGCTCGGCGGGCTGGGCGTGGCCGGCATGAGCACCTGGTCGTTCACCGGCCACTCGATCGCCTCGCCGATCCCGGCGGTGTCGGTGGTGGTCAACACTGTCCACGTCGCCGCCGCCGCGTTCTGGATCGGCGGGCTGGTGGTGCTCGCCGGGTTCCTGCTGCGGCTGGCGAGCGAGCGGGAGTTGGGGGTGATCCTGCCGGAATGGTCGCGGTGGGCGGCGCTGTCCGTCTCCGGGCTGCTGTTGGCCGGCCTGATCATGGCGGTGGTGGAGATCGGTCCGCCGGAGGCGCTCTGGACCACTCGGTATGGTCTGCTACTGCTAGGCAAGATCATTCTGGTGGCGGTGGTGATCGCGGTCGCCGGCTACTCCCGAAAACTGGTCCGGCAACGACTCGGCGCAAGCCGGCCCGGGGCGATGCGGCTGGCGGTGATCGCCGAGGCGGTGGTGCTCGCCGGGGTGCTGGCGGTCTCGGCGGTGCTGGTGCAGACCACCCCCGGCCGGACCGAGGCGGCAGCGCCGCCGGTCAGCGACCGCACCGACTTCGTCACCTCGCTGGAGAGCCCGCTCTACCAGCTGGAGGTGACGGTCGATCCGGCGAGCCAGGGCAGCAACACCGTGCACCTGTACGCGTACGACCTGGACGGGGAGCCGCAGCGGGTGGAGGAGTGGACCGCCACCGCCACGCTGCCGGAGGGCGAGATCGAAGCGATGGAGATCCCGCTGCTGGCGCTGACCGACAACCATGCGCTCGGCGACATCGTGCTACCCGCCGAGGGCGACTGGGAGTTCAGATTTACCCTGCGGCTCTCCGATATCGACCAGGCGGCCGTGGTAGCGACCGTACCGATTGACTAA
- a CDS encoding helix-turn-helix domain-containing protein — protein MLDVPRELVHHLARLLTAERRTRGTRRRTRALTCFKQALLVLVWYRKREDLTLLAAGFGISRATAYRYRDEATNVLADGAQTSTRRYAGSPTRSSAGSPLRTRSSRPSIVSEPGFSEALTTHSWPTSSRLASWASRSRQPRYGSIPATGPLEQGSKWGPGGQP, from the coding sequence ATGCTCGACGTACCCCGTGAACTCGTCCACCACCTGGCCCGACTCCTGACCGCCGAACGACGCACCCGCGGCACCCGACGACGCACCCGAGCGCTGACCTGCTTCAAACAGGCCCTTCTGGTACTGGTCTGGTACCGCAAACGCGAGGACCTCACCCTGCTGGCCGCCGGATTCGGCATCTCCCGCGCCACCGCCTACCGCTACCGCGACGAAGCCACCAACGTGCTGGCCGACGGCGCCCAGACCTCCACCAGGCGCTACGCCGGGTCGCCAACCAGGTCATCAGCGGGTTCGCCGCTTCGCACCAGGTCGTCGAGGCCCTCGATCGTGTCCGAGCCTGGCTTCAGCGAAGCCCTGACAACGCACAGCTGGCCGACATCGTCGCGGCTTGCCAGCTGGGCGTCGCGGTCACGACAGCCGCGGTACGGATCGATCCCAGCAACCGGGCCCCTTGAACAGGGGAGCAAATGGGGGCCGGGGGGTCAACCCTAG
- a CDS encoding IS4 family transposase — MAVPQGQEDEQVSGDRLTDHIGLGVLSARFGRDLIEEVINDTGVREKRRRLLPAHVMIRYAIALGLYSNESYEEVMRRLVGNLRKLGSWVDDWQVPTASAICQARKRLGAAPVKELFDRAAVPIATTGTKGAWLARRRLMAIDGTSFDVPDSDANVEHFGRIGSGPKASAFPKLQVMALAECGTRAIVAAVPGAARAGERTLAAELVDKIEPDMLVTADAGLYSWELFNSFADTGADLLWRIGASVSIGHLRWLADGSYLALIYRPGLDADRRARLAAAAKTGAEVPAELARLVRVVEYTVPDRNPGGELIAVVTTMLDPRQVDAGELAGAYHQRWEEESAIDEVKTDLRGRGQVLRSKTPELVEQELWGLLLAHYGIRALLVDAADEAGYDPDRTSFIRGLRVVRRQVTDQAAISP, encoded by the coding sequence ATGGCGGTGCCGCAGGGGCAGGAAGATGAGCAGGTTTCGGGTGACCGGCTGACCGACCACATCGGGCTGGGTGTGCTGTCGGCGAGGTTCGGCCGGGACCTGATCGAGGAAGTCATCAACGACACCGGTGTACGGGAGAAACGCCGCCGGCTGCTTCCTGCTCATGTGATGATCCGCTACGCGATCGCCTTGGGCCTGTACTCAAACGAGTCCTATGAGGAAGTGATGCGGCGGCTGGTGGGGAACCTTCGTAAGCTCGGTTCGTGGGTCGATGACTGGCAGGTGCCCACCGCCTCGGCGATCTGCCAGGCCCGTAAACGGCTGGGTGCGGCACCGGTCAAGGAACTGTTCGACCGGGCAGCGGTGCCGATCGCCACCACTGGTACGAAGGGGGCGTGGCTGGCAAGGCGCCGGCTGATGGCTATCGACGGCACCAGCTTCGACGTGCCCGACAGCGACGCCAACGTGGAACATTTCGGGCGGATCGGGTCGGGTCCGAAGGCTTCGGCGTTCCCGAAACTGCAGGTGATGGCCCTGGCCGAGTGCGGCACCCGGGCGATCGTGGCCGCGGTGCCCGGCGCGGCCCGCGCCGGGGAACGAACCCTGGCCGCCGAACTGGTCGACAAGATCGAGCCGGACATGCTGGTCACCGCCGATGCCGGCTTGTACTCCTGGGAGTTGTTCAACAGCTTCGCCGATACGGGTGCTGACCTGCTCTGGCGCATCGGCGCGTCGGTGTCGATCGGGCACCTGCGGTGGCTGGCCGACGGCTCCTACCTGGCCCTGATCTACCGGCCCGGGCTGGACGCCGACCGGCGTGCCCGGCTGGCCGCGGCGGCCAAAACCGGCGCCGAGGTGCCTGCCGAACTGGCCCGCCTGGTGCGGGTGGTCGAGTACACCGTGCCCGACCGTAACCCCGGCGGTGAGCTGATCGCCGTGGTCACCACCATGCTGGATCCGCGGCAGGTCGACGCTGGCGAGCTGGCCGGCGCCTACCACCAGCGCTGGGAAGAGGAATCGGCTATCGACGAGGTCAAGACCGACCTGCGGGGCCGTGGCCAAGTGTTGCGGTCGAAGACCCCCGAGTTGGTCGAGCAGGAGCTGTGGGGCCTGCTGCTGGCACACTACGGCATCCGCGCCCTACTGGTCGACGCCGCCGACGAGGCTGGCTACGACCCCGACCGGACATCGTTCATACGTGGCCTTCGTGTGGTCCGCCGCCAGGTCACCGACCAGGCGGCTATTTCCCCCTGA
- a CDS encoding SCO6880 family protein, producing MTGTADSETPRTYGGWRRARGMGMFGLGPASTVAVLATLTVGVITISISAVTLLVVAPACIAVIAGTVLQWDEVSLGQALLQRLRWAIGRRSRTWRGGMMAAHRHGWQLPGVLAATELLSVDDGQGSSYGVVHNRRLRTMTVSWRCAAQSTWLADPAQAAAWVANWSGWLAGLGHQQTIRWVAVTIDTAPDTGSRLADHVTARLAPDGPAAARRILQQLVAASPAAAADVATWVSVTLDPYASPAHPRTVEAALAEVNRALPGLADGLAACGVTVLGRATTDQLAATVRAAFDPRSRGDLALLAAGGVHPSGELLAWDNATPVAAVEHRDRYEHDGATSVSWAWHEAPRQPVHHDVLGHPVGSCPDDTWMTNDQAP from the coding sequence GTGACCGGCACGGCCGACTCCGAAACGCCGCGTACGTACGGTGGCTGGCGCCGCGCCCGCGGCATGGGAATGTTCGGGCTCGGACCCGCCAGCACCGTGGCGGTCCTGGCGACGTTGACGGTCGGGGTCATCACCATCTCTATCTCTGCGGTGACGCTGCTGGTGGTCGCACCCGCCTGCATCGCGGTGATCGCCGGCACCGTCCTGCAGTGGGACGAGGTCTCGCTCGGGCAGGCGCTGCTGCAGCGGCTCCGCTGGGCCATTGGCCGCCGCAGCCGCACCTGGCGCGGCGGGATGATGGCAGCCCACCGTCATGGCTGGCAGCTCCCCGGGGTGCTAGCCGCCACCGAACTACTGTCGGTCGACGACGGACAGGGCAGCAGCTACGGGGTGGTCCACAACCGGCGGCTGCGGACCATGACCGTCAGCTGGCGCTGCGCGGCACAGTCGACCTGGCTCGCCGACCCGGCGCAGGCCGCAGCCTGGGTCGCGAACTGGAGCGGCTGGCTGGCCGGCCTCGGGCACCAACAGACCATCCGCTGGGTGGCGGTCACCATCGACACCGCACCCGACACCGGCTCCCGGCTGGCCGACCACGTCACCGCCCGCCTCGCCCCGGACGGGCCAGCGGCCGCCCGCCGGATCCTGCAGCAACTCGTCGCCGCCTCACCAGCGGCCGCCGCCGACGTCGCCACCTGGGTGTCGGTCACCCTCGACCCGTACGCCTCGCCTGCCCATCCCCGCACCGTCGAGGCCGCACTGGCCGAGGTCAACCGCGCGCTACCTGGTCTGGCCGACGGGCTGGCCGCCTGCGGCGTCACCGTCCTCGGCCGGGCCACCACCGACCAGCTCGCCGCCACCGTACGGGCAGCGTTCGACCCCCGCAGCCGCGGCGACCTCGCGCTCCTCGCCGCAGGCGGAGTCCACCCGTCGGGCGAACTGCTGGCCTGGGACAACGCCACCCCGGTAGCGGCGGTCGAACACCGCGATCGCTACGAGCACGACGGCGCCACCTCGGTGTCGTGGGCCTGGCACGAGGCACCCCGGCAGCCGGTACACCACGACGTGCTCGGTCACCCAGTCGGGTCTTGTCCTGATGACACCTGGATGACAAATGATCAAGCGCCCTGA
- a CDS encoding M23 family metallopeptidase, producing the protein MGIAQFQAGTWAEWGEDANGNGINSPFDPEDAIWAQGRLMCDLVDWAQRQLAAGALQGDPVDLALAAYFCGRACVLAAGGVPAGGLASEYPGQVRARVPTYSLTAVVPAGEWTLPLPAGSYELTSGFGMRWGRLHAGVDFAAPTGTPIYAAAGGVVLDAGCTSPRCDIPGSIDMPGCGLRVNINHGGGIVTRYCHAVALNVAAGEPVVAGQVIGWVGSTGNSTGPHLHFEIHQGAPPATNDTAIDPIQFLQAAGLNP; encoded by the coding sequence ATGGGCATCGCCCAGTTCCAGGCCGGCACCTGGGCCGAATGGGGCGAGGACGCCAACGGCAACGGAATCAACAGTCCGTTCGACCCCGAGGACGCGATCTGGGCCCAGGGTCGGCTCATGTGCGACCTGGTCGACTGGGCCCAGCGGCAGTTGGCCGCCGGAGCGCTCCAAGGTGACCCAGTTGATCTGGCGCTGGCCGCCTACTTCTGCGGCCGGGCCTGCGTGCTGGCCGCCGGCGGGGTCCCGGCCGGCGGGCTGGCCAGCGAATATCCGGGGCAGGTGCGGGCCCGGGTGCCCACGTACAGCCTGACTGCGGTGGTGCCGGCCGGTGAGTGGACGCTGCCGCTACCGGCTGGAAGCTACGAGCTGACCTCCGGCTTCGGGATGCGCTGGGGCCGCCTCCACGCCGGTGTCGACTTCGCCGCGCCCACCGGCACCCCGATCTATGCGGCTGCGGGCGGGGTGGTGCTCGACGCCGGCTGCACCAGCCCACGCTGCGACATCCCCGGCAGCATCGACATGCCGGGCTGCGGCCTGCGCGTCAACATCAACCACGGCGGCGGGATTGTCACCCGCTACTGCCACGCGGTGGCCCTCAACGTGGCGGCCGGCGAGCCGGTCGTCGCCGGGCAGGTCATCGGCTGGGTCGGCTCCACTGGCAACTCAACCGGGCCGCACTTGCACTTCGAGATCCATCAGGGCGCTCCACCCGCCACGAACGACACCGCGATCGACCCCATCCAGTTCCTGCAGGCGGCCGGCTTGAACCCGTAG
- a CDS encoding YcnI family protein, whose translation MPTHRWRRGAAGLSAVAVAAGVLAVTAAPAAAHVTVAPEEAAQGSMARVDFRAPTESDTLSTTGLEVHFPEDPPIPSVLTAPVPGWTVDVTTRTLDEPVEGAHGEQITEVVESITWTAENEAAEIRPGEFGEFPVSMGPMPEVDEVFFRALQTYSDDTVVRWIELPAGDDDEPALPAASLRLVEGDGHGHGHGATGDAAADDDQAGESGQAAGADDGSSAGVWLGLGGLLAGLAGLVLGGLAFLRTRAD comes from the coding sequence GTGCCCACACATCGCTGGCGCAGGGGAGCGGCCGGTCTGAGCGCGGTCGCGGTCGCAGCCGGGGTCCTGGCGGTGACCGCCGCGCCCGCCGCCGCCCACGTGACCGTAGCCCCGGAGGAGGCGGCCCAAGGCAGCATGGCGCGGGTGGACTTCCGGGCCCCGACCGAGAGCGACACCCTCTCGACCACCGGGCTGGAGGTCCACTTCCCGGAGGACCCGCCGATCCCGTCGGTGCTGACCGCGCCGGTGCCCGGCTGGACCGTCGACGTGACCACCCGCACCCTGGACGAACCGGTGGAGGGTGCTCACGGGGAGCAGATCACCGAGGTGGTCGAATCGATCACCTGGACCGCGGAGAACGAAGCCGCCGAGATCCGCCCCGGGGAGTTCGGCGAGTTTCCGGTCTCGATGGGGCCGATGCCCGAGGTAGATGAGGTCTTCTTCCGCGCCCTGCAGACCTACTCGGACGACACCGTGGTGCGTTGGATCGAGCTACCGGCCGGTGACGATGATGAACCGGCGCTGCCGGCGGCGTCGCTGCGGCTGGTCGAGGGCGACGGGCACGGGCACGGGCACGGGGCCACCGGTGACGCCGCCGCCGACGACGACCAGGCGGGTGAGAGCGGGCAGGCGGCCGGCGCCGACGACGGCAGCTCCGCCGGAGTCTGGCTGGGGCTGGGCGGGCTCCTCGCCGGGCTGGCCGGGCTGGTGCTCGGCGGGCTCGCCTTCCTGCGTACCCGGGCCGACTGA
- a CDS encoding IS1380 family transposase, translating to MKATGTRPKIIATTDGKGVVGHAGARLLADLAEVTGLCGQFSHALAGLRQRDSGHDPGRVAVDVAVMIADGGEAIADLAVLRGQPELFGSVASDATAWRVLSGAAGSGLGGLRAARAAAREVAWAQRYETRGGLPSSMAGDRPVAGLVLDIDASIVVAHSEKEQAGKTWKRTFGFHPLFCFLDNTTEALSGLLRTGSAGSNTTADHITVLDQALAQIPDPHRYGTPILIRADTAGGTYGFLAHVRSLRQQGMDTCFSVGVPITEPIRAAISTAGKDMWQPALDADGGVRDGAQIAEITHLVDPQLLANYPPGTRMLVRRERPHPGAQLDLFDTINEMRHQVFATDTATGSLQYLEVRHRAHARVEDRIRCGKNTGFGRFPSRQFAINTVWLELALTGIDLLAWLQLLLLDGELAKAEPKKLRYRLLHTAARITRGARQVRLRIAASWPWAAELAAAFTRLAALPRPVT from the coding sequence GTGAAGGCTACCGGAACCCGCCCGAAGATCATCGCCACCACGGACGGGAAGGGCGTGGTCGGACATGCCGGTGCTCGGCTGCTGGCCGACCTGGCGGAGGTGACAGGGCTGTGTGGCCAGTTCAGCCACGCGTTGGCGGGGCTGCGCCAGCGCGATAGTGGCCATGATCCCGGCCGGGTGGCCGTCGATGTGGCGGTGATGATCGCCGACGGCGGTGAGGCGATCGCCGATCTGGCGGTGTTGCGTGGCCAGCCGGAGCTGTTCGGGTCGGTGGCCTCGGATGCGACCGCGTGGCGGGTGCTTTCCGGCGCCGCCGGCAGTGGGCTGGGCGGGCTGCGGGCGGCGCGCGCGGCCGCGCGGGAGGTGGCGTGGGCGCAACGATACGAGACCCGGGGCGGATTGCCGAGTTCGATGGCAGGCGACCGGCCGGTGGCCGGTTTGGTCCTCGACATCGACGCGTCGATTGTGGTGGCCCACTCGGAGAAGGAACAGGCCGGCAAGACCTGGAAGAGAACCTTCGGGTTCCATCCTCTGTTCTGCTTCCTTGATAACACCACCGAAGCGCTGTCCGGGCTGCTGCGCACCGGCAGCGCCGGATCGAACACCACCGCCGACCACATCACCGTGCTGGACCAGGCCCTGGCCCAAATCCCCGACCCGCACCGGTACGGCACGCCGATCCTGATCCGCGCCGATACCGCCGGTGGCACCTACGGGTTCCTGGCGCATGTCCGCAGCCTGCGCCAGCAGGGGATGGACACGTGCTTCTCAGTCGGGGTGCCGATCACCGAACCGATCCGGGCCGCGATCAGCACCGCCGGAAAGGACATGTGGCAACCAGCGCTGGACGCCGACGGCGGGGTCCGCGACGGCGCGCAGATCGCCGAGATCACGCATCTGGTCGATCCACAGCTGCTGGCCAACTACCCGCCCGGAACCAGGATGCTGGTACGGCGGGAACGGCCCCACCCCGGAGCACAGCTGGACCTGTTCGACACCATCAACGAGATGCGCCACCAGGTGTTCGCCACCGACACCGCCACCGGTTCGCTGCAGTACCTGGAGGTGCGCCACCGCGCCCATGCCCGCGTCGAGGACCGGATCCGCTGCGGGAAGAACACCGGCTTTGGCCGGTTCCCCTCCCGCCAGTTCGCTATCAACACCGTCTGGCTGGAACTCGCCCTGACCGGCATCGACCTGCTCGCCTGGCTCCAACTACTGCTCCTGGACGGCGAACTCGCCAAGGCTGAGCCGAAGAAGCTGCGCTACCGACTGCTGCACACCGCGGCCCGGATCACCCGCGGCGCCAGGCAGGTCCGGCTACGCATCGCCGCCTCCTGGCCGTGGGCAGCCGAGCTGGCCGCCGCGTTCACCCGGCTGGCCGCACTTCCCAGACCGGTCACCTGA
- the orn gene encoding oligoribonuclease: protein MTGNGGTDRLVWVDCEMTGLDPAKDALIEVAALVTDAELNVLGDGDGVDVVIHADEAALAGMPEVVREMHAASGLTEAVRASTVTTAQAQDKIMAYITEHIPQPRTAPLCGNSIATDRGFLARDMPVLDGHLHYRMIDVSSVKELCRRWYPRVYFSQPAKGMAHRALADIRESIRELEYYRRTIFVPLPGPDVDAAKGVATQL, encoded by the coding sequence GTGACTGGCAACGGAGGCACCGACCGACTGGTCTGGGTGGACTGTGAAATGACCGGGCTCGACCCGGCCAAAGATGCGCTCATCGAGGTGGCGGCGCTCGTCACCGACGCCGAGCTCAACGTGCTCGGCGACGGCGACGGCGTCGACGTGGTCATCCACGCCGACGAGGCCGCGCTAGCCGGCATGCCGGAGGTGGTGCGTGAGATGCACGCCGCCTCCGGCCTTACCGAGGCGGTCCGCGCGTCCACGGTCACCACCGCCCAGGCGCAGGACAAAATCATGGCGTATATCACCGAACACATCCCGCAGCCCCGGACCGCACCGCTCTGCGGCAACTCGATCGCCACCGACCGCGGATTCCTCGCCCGGGACATGCCGGTGCTAGACGGCCACCTGCACTACCGGATGATCGACGTCTCCTCGGTCAAGGAGCTGTGTCGTCGCTGGTACCCGCGGGTTTACTTCAGCCAGCCCGCCAAGGGGATGGCCCACCGCGCGCTCGCCGACATCCGGGAGAGCATCCGGGAGCTCGAGTACTACCGGCGGACGATATTTGTCCCGCTCCCGGGGCCAGATGTCGACGCGGCCAAAGGGGTCGCGACGCAGCTGTAG
- the bcp gene encoding thioredoxin-dependent thiol peroxidase, translated as MTNTRLQPGDTAPAFTRTADDGSTFSLADLRGRKVILYAYPAAMTPGCTKQACDFRDSISSLQDAGYEVVGISPDQPAKLATFKERDKLTFPLVSDPEKTALAAYGAWGEKKNYGRVVTGVIRSTFVIDEAGKIERALYNVKATGHVAKLRRDLGLDS; from the coding sequence ATGACCAACACCCGATTGCAGCCGGGCGACACCGCGCCCGCTTTCACCCGTACCGCCGACGACGGCAGCACCTTCTCGCTGGCTGATCTGCGCGGCCGGAAGGTGATCCTGTATGCGTACCCGGCCGCTATGACGCCGGGCTGCACCAAGCAGGCCTGCGACTTCCGGGATTCGATCAGCTCGCTGCAGGACGCCGGCTACGAGGTGGTCGGCATCTCTCCTGACCAGCCGGCGAAGCTGGCGACCTTCAAGGAGCGGGACAAGCTCACCTTCCCGCTCGTCTCCGACCCGGAGAAGACCGCGCTGGCCGCGTACGGGGCGTGGGGGGAGAAGAAGAACTACGGCCGGGTGGTGACCGGGGTGATCCGTTCCACGTTCGTGATCGACGAGGCGGGAAAAATCGAACGGGCGCTCTACAACGTGAAGGCGACCGGGCACGTGGCCAAGCTCCGCCGCGACCTCGGCCTCGACTCCTGA
- a CDS encoding DUF6308 family protein, with translation MLLPCVLCHASPMGFREPRSVSEFRESARTYIDQYTDPARRYAFATYDLAPTHHGPLQPSDIFMANLLSLRLGWDAVTPLFVEGADPYTDFRVRLDTALEEARQLPALEDCSDSQLDMPALGRANAAAKALRPVVGRKRIWTPVTVSKVLHRLARNVPLIDSRVRSFYRTQSPEGVRRRMSSDLRLNQGWLSEVAEKYPIRSAPMPLSRVADILIWIGGTIPRPSLGVSDVR, from the coding sequence ATGCTCCTCCCTTGTGTTCTGTGCCATGCTTCCCCGATGGGATTTAGGGAGCCTCGGTCAGTAAGCGAGTTTCGCGAGTCCGCGCGGACCTATATCGACCAGTACACCGATCCCGCACGGCGCTACGCTTTCGCCACCTACGATTTGGCACCTACCCACCACGGCCCGCTGCAGCCGTCCGATATCTTCATGGCGAACCTCTTGAGTCTGCGGTTGGGCTGGGACGCCGTCACGCCGCTATTTGTGGAAGGGGCAGACCCCTATACCGACTTTCGGGTCAGGCTCGACACTGCTCTTGAGGAGGCACGACAGCTTCCTGCTCTTGAAGACTGTAGCGATAGCCAGCTCGACATGCCGGCCCTCGGGCGCGCCAACGCCGCAGCGAAAGCGTTAAGGCCTGTCGTCGGGCGCAAACGTATATGGACCCCAGTTACGGTATCGAAGGTTCTGCACCGACTCGCACGTAATGTACCTCTAATCGATAGTCGAGTGCGGAGTTTCTATCGGACGCAGTCGCCGGAAGGTGTACGGCGTAGGATGAGTAGTGATCTCCGGTTGAACCAAGGCTGGTTAAGCGAGGTCGCAGAGAAGTACCCGATACGCAGCGCACCGATGCCATTGTCCCGGGTCGCCGACATTCTAATATGGATCGGGGGAACTATCCCACGGCCTTCCTTGGGCGTTAGTGACGTTCGGTAG
- a CDS encoding MOSC domain-containing protein — MHLGSLHTYPVKSCHRLDHHGSPVTVEPWGLTGDRRWLVVDPAGVGITQREEPAMARINPAPAAGGGLTLRAAGAPELPVAAPTGEPHRVRVHRDELTATPAGPAADEWLTGVLGRPARLMWLDDPARRPVDPAYGRAADRVSFADAYPLLLTNTASLGAVNDWLRAAGSGEGPLPMTRFRPNLVIAGADPWVEDSWLGRRLAVGAVTFRVVKACGRCVMTTTDQETGARGKEPLRTLARHRTVNQKVIFGVNAIPDPPYGEITASDPVTLLD, encoded by the coding sequence ATGCACCTCGGTTCGCTGCACACCTACCCGGTGAAGAGCTGCCACCGGCTCGATCACCACGGCTCACCGGTAACCGTCGAGCCCTGGGGGCTCACCGGCGACCGGCGCTGGCTGGTCGTCGACCCCGCCGGGGTGGGCATCACCCAGCGGGAAGAGCCGGCGATGGCCAGGATCAACCCGGCGCCGGCCGCGGGTGGCGGGCTCACGCTGCGGGCCGCGGGCGCGCCGGAGCTGCCGGTAGCGGCGCCGACCGGCGAGCCCCACCGGGTCCGGGTCCACCGCGACGAGCTGACCGCCACCCCCGCCGGGCCCGCCGCCGACGAGTGGCTCACCGGCGTCCTAGGCCGCCCGGCGCGGCTGATGTGGCTGGACGACCCGGCCCGCCGACCGGTCGACCCGGCCTACGGGCGGGCTGCCGACCGGGTCAGCTTCGCCGACGCGTACCCGCTGCTGTTGACCAACACCGCCTCGTTGGGCGCGGTCAATGACTGGCTGCGGGCGGCCGGCAGCGGCGAAGGGCCGCTGCCGATGACCCGGTTCCGGCCCAACCTGGTGATCGCCGGCGCCGACCCCTGGGTCGAGGACAGTTGGCTGGGCCGCCGGCTGGCGGTCGGTGCGGTGACCTTCCGGGTGGTCAAAGCGTGCGGCCGATGTGTGATGACCACCACCGACCAGGAGACCGGCGCCCGCGGGAAGGAGCCGCTGCGGACGCTGGCGCGGCACCGGACCGTGAACCAGAAGGTGATCTTCGGAGTGAACGCGATCCCGGACCCGCCCTACGGGGAGATCACCGCCAGCGACCCGGTGACCCTGCTCGACTGA